The Coffea eugenioides isolate CCC68of chromosome 8, Ceug_1.0, whole genome shotgun sequence genome has a segment encoding these proteins:
- the LOC113779059 gene encoding uncharacterized protein LOC113779059 isoform X2, with translation MSFNREMDAQSLQKERRETLPLHDVEDWDCVEALPLAGKSISQWLAELDAIAKEVEAELVEREIGCHLVEVLEAVNTVLFKSRGFKRSPVLIDSKCAYLHTVLSSGCCSAILLSVIYIEVCRRLKLTIVGSRVGEEFLIWPPTGNPEELFRVTSGHSLFGVVNGKCVNDPRSKASDINSNSLSGLEIATNRDIIGIALANLIRLYWKRASRTNHGLMLTSPLRPADNPDEKFNNIDSSNRPLLRPQDLRLAIMASQRLLILQPHNWALRRDYGMMLYYSREYEEAVRELSICMVFAPEEESEVLEPFVEKLHLLQLESSWKSLGHKGRLSIS, from the exons ATGTCATTCAACCGGGAGATGGATGCACAGTCCCTCCAAAAGGAAAGGAGAGAAACTTTACCACTGCATGATGTGGAAGATTGGGATTGCGTGGAGGCTTTGCCTCTTGCTGGAAAGAGCATAAGTCAGTGGCTAGCTGAGTTGGATGCTATTGCAAAGGAAGTGGAGGCAGAACTAGTTGAAAGAGAAATTGGATGTCATTTGGTTGAAGTTTTGGAGGCTGTAAACACAGTACTATTCAAGTCAAGGGGCTTCAAGAGGTCACCTGTACTGATAGATTCAAAGTGTGCATACTTGCACACAGTATTAAGTTCTGGATGCTGTAGTG CAATTTTGCTTAGCGTCATTTACATTGAGGTTTGTCGTAGACTTAAACTGACCATTGTGGGATCTCGAGTTGGGGAAGAATTTTTGATATGGCCTCCAACTGGGAACCCTGAG GAGCTATTCAGAGTAACCTCTGGACACAGCTTGTTTGGGGTTGTTAATGGAAAGTGCGTTAATGACCCAAGGTCAAAGGCCTCAGACATAAACAGCAACTCCCTTTCAGGGCTTGAAATTGCAACTAACCGAGATATAATTGGGATTGCTTTGGCCAATTTGATT AGGCTTTACTGGAAACGAGCTTCAAGAACAAATCATGGATTGATGCTGACTTCTCCACTTAGGCCTGCTGACAATCCTGATGAGAAATTTAACAATATTGATAGTTCAAATCGTCCTTTGTTGCGTCCACAAGATCTAAG GCTGGCTATCATGGCTTCGCAAAGATTGCTAATATTGCAGCCCCACAATTGGGCATTGAGGAGAGACTATGGCATGATGTTGTACTATAGTAG GGAATATGAGGAGGCAGTTCGGGAGCTTAGCATTTGTATGGTCTTTGCCCCAGAAGAAGAGTCAGAAGTTTTAGAACCATTTGTTGAAAAATTACATTTACTGCAGCTTGAATCATCATGGAAATCTTTGGGGCATAAAGGTCGGTTGtcaatttcttga
- the LOC113779059 gene encoding uncharacterized protein LOC113779059 isoform X1 has translation MMCVSLPGLANQQMMKATAVNASSTAMASLGIFSRCDFDGHGGACWIGNEKGKRNQLTATTTAKAPKKRRLSISPLASSALADNQNSSRANFYQEVLKTAREKFTQEISFQSKDKDISLAKALLYVAAEDEAFMSFNREMDAQSLQKERRETLPLHDVEDWDCVEALPLAGKSISQWLAELDAIAKEVEAELVEREIGCHLVEVLEAVNTVLFKSRGFKRSPVLIDSKCAYLHTVLSSGCCSAILLSVIYIEVCRRLKLTIVGSRVGEEFLIWPPTGNPEELFRVTSGHSLFGVVNGKCVNDPRSKASDINSNSLSGLEIATNRDIIGIALANLIRLYWKRASRTNHGLMLTSPLRPADNPDEKFNNIDSSNRPLLRPQDLRLAIMASQRLLILQPHNWALRRDYGMMLYYSREYEEAVRELSICMVFAPEEESEVLEPFVEKLHLLQLESSWKSLGHKGRLSIS, from the exons ATGATGTGTGTGTCATTACCTGGGTTGGCTAATCAACAGATGATGAAGGCTACTGCTGTCAATGCATCTTCAACAGCTATGGCTTCTTTGGGGATTTTTAGCAG GTGTGATTTTGATGGTCATGGTGGTGCATGTTGGATTGGAAATGAAAAAGGGAAGAGGAATCAATTGACTGCTACAACAACTGCAAAGGCACCCAAGAAGAGGAGGTTGAGCATTTCACCTCTGGCTTCTTCTGCTTTGGCAGATAATCAAAACTCGTCTAGAGCTAATTTCTATCAGGAG GTGCTTAAGACTGCTAGGGAAAAGTTTACCCAGGAGATATCTTTCCAGTCCAAGGACAAAGATATCTCCCTTGCAAAG GCTTTGCTTTATGTCGCTGCTGAAGATGAGGCTTTTATGTCATTCAACCGGGAGATGGATGCACAGTCCCTCCAAAAGGAAAGGAGAGAAACTTTACCACTGCATGATGTGGAAGATTGGGATTGCGTGGAGGCTTTGCCTCTTGCTGGAAAGAGCATAAGTCAGTGGCTAGCTGAGTTGGATGCTATTGCAAAGGAAGTGGAGGCAGAACTAGTTGAAAGAGAAATTGGATGTCATTTGGTTGAAGTTTTGGAGGCTGTAAACACAGTACTATTCAAGTCAAGGGGCTTCAAGAGGTCACCTGTACTGATAGATTCAAAGTGTGCATACTTGCACACAGTATTAAGTTCTGGATGCTGTAGTG CAATTTTGCTTAGCGTCATTTACATTGAGGTTTGTCGTAGACTTAAACTGACCATTGTGGGATCTCGAGTTGGGGAAGAATTTTTGATATGGCCTCCAACTGGGAACCCTGAG GAGCTATTCAGAGTAACCTCTGGACACAGCTTGTTTGGGGTTGTTAATGGAAAGTGCGTTAATGACCCAAGGTCAAAGGCCTCAGACATAAACAGCAACTCCCTTTCAGGGCTTGAAATTGCAACTAACCGAGATATAATTGGGATTGCTTTGGCCAATTTGATT AGGCTTTACTGGAAACGAGCTTCAAGAACAAATCATGGATTGATGCTGACTTCTCCACTTAGGCCTGCTGACAATCCTGATGAGAAATTTAACAATATTGATAGTTCAAATCGTCCTTTGTTGCGTCCACAAGATCTAAG GCTGGCTATCATGGCTTCGCAAAGATTGCTAATATTGCAGCCCCACAATTGGGCATTGAGGAGAGACTATGGCATGATGTTGTACTATAGTAG GGAATATGAGGAGGCAGTTCGGGAGCTTAGCATTTGTATGGTCTTTGCCCCAGAAGAAGAGTCAGAAGTTTTAGAACCATTTGTTGAAAAATTACATTTACTGCAGCTTGAATCATCATGGAAATCTTTGGGGCATAAAGGTCGGTTGtcaatttcttga